In one Leptospira biflexa serovar Patoc strain 'Patoc 1 (Paris)' genomic region, the following are encoded:
- a CDS encoding YheT family hydrolase, producing MSSFKPIPLFSGPMAQSFMASFKSKADKSYGKNLKGEWRSVKTKKGVNLLARIHGVPSPKGIVILVHGWEGSIHSSYIIRTTKHFLAKDYSVYRLNLRDHGDTHHLNEGIFNGSLLEETYEAVLELTRSVKAKIPVYLAGFSLGGNFVLRVAGKHSTEKADQKIPGLKHCFAFSPALDPKRATIKMDEHPFLRKYFLNSWKSSLEKKGQLFPHLYSFHDLDRYESVMDLTEKMVKEFSQFRSVDEYFLSYTLSDLFFKSIKVPTTILTSMDDPVIPWKEFTEIPTSAYIDVVIEAKGGHCGFIEDWKRSSYYWRIMEKKMG from the coding sequence ATGAGTTCATTCAAACCAATCCCTCTTTTTTCTGGTCCCATGGCGCAGTCCTTTATGGCATCTTTTAAGTCAAAGGCAGACAAGTCCTATGGGAAAAATCTGAAAGGTGAGTGGAGATCGGTCAAAACTAAAAAAGGTGTCAATTTACTTGCAAGAATTCATGGCGTTCCGAGTCCCAAAGGCATCGTCATTTTGGTACATGGATGGGAAGGGAGCATCCATTCCAGTTACATCATTCGAACCACCAAACATTTTTTAGCAAAAGATTATTCAGTGTATCGATTGAATTTGAGGGACCACGGCGACACCCACCATTTAAACGAAGGGATCTTTAACGGAAGTTTATTGGAAGAAACTTATGAAGCTGTACTCGAATTGACAAGGTCGGTGAAGGCCAAAATCCCTGTGTATTTAGCTGGGTTTTCTCTTGGTGGAAATTTTGTTTTACGAGTGGCAGGGAAACATAGCACAGAAAAAGCGGATCAAAAAATTCCAGGACTCAAACATTGTTTTGCCTTTAGTCCAGCGCTTGATCCAAAGCGAGCCACAATCAAAATGGATGAACACCCATTCCTACGAAAATATTTTTTAAATTCATGGAAATCTTCACTCGAAAAAAAAGGCCAACTGTTCCCTCATCTGTATTCCTTTCATGATTTGGATCGATATGAATCGGTGATGGATTTAACAGAAAAAATGGTGAAGGAATTTTCCCAGTTTCGTTCTGTGGATGAATATTTTTTATCTTATACTTTGTCTGACCTCTTTTTTAAATCAATCAAAGTACCCACAACCATATTGACATCCATGGATGATCCCGTGATCCCTTGGAAAGAGTTCACAGAGATTCCAACTTCCGCCTACATTGATGTGGTCATTGAGGCAAAAGGTGGTCACTGCGGTTTTATAGAAGACTGGAAACGGTCTTCGTATTATTGGAGGATTATGGAAAAGAAGATGGGTTGA
- a CDS encoding helix-turn-helix domain-containing protein: MKGKERTGVWVAQWIYDLDLNPNQIRLYAEIVSLDAKDGCYASNEYFAKILHLKQDTISRLVSQLKEKGLLIQTRFDGRKRFLKPVLLERKLSDECPRPDRLDQSAKRVGESVGSLSKAELARSETSYHTVQKQYHIHLKRELSCEEKWKQFLRWMTETMSESTRESLVKLKGPEELTGLPLRYWERWLSTPKSE, translated from the coding sequence ACAGGAGTTTGGGTTGCACAATGGATTTATGATTTGGATTTAAATCCGAATCAGATTCGTTTGTATGCAGAAATTGTTTCATTGGATGCGAAGGATGGGTGTTATGCATCCAATGAGTATTTTGCAAAGATATTACATTTGAAACAAGATACAATTTCAAGGCTCGTCTCGCAGTTGAAAGAAAAAGGTCTACTCATTCAAACACGTTTTGATGGTAGAAAAAGATTTTTAAAACCAGTATTGTTAGAAAGGAAATTATCGGACGAATGTCCAAGGCCCGATCGATTGGATCAGAGTGCGAAAAGAGTAGGGGAGAGTGTCGGAAGCTTGTCCAAGGCAGAATTGGCTCGGAGTGAGACCTCTTATCATACAGTACAGAAACAATACCATATACATTTGAAAAGAGAACTATCGTGTGAAGAAAAATGGAAACAATTCCTACGTTGGATGACAGAGACGATGTCCGAGTCCACGAGGGAGTCTCTTGTCAAACTAAAGGGCCCTGAAGAACTGACGGGGTTACCGCTACGTTATTGGGAACGTTGGCTTAGCACCCCGAAATCCGAGTGA